Proteins encoded together in one Astyanax mexicanus isolate ESR-SI-001 chromosome 10, AstMex3_surface, whole genome shotgun sequence window:
- the kcnk4a gene encoding potassium channel subfamily K member 4: MRCSTLLMILTAVLLYLVMGALVFGWLETPEEKLAYEQLLTSRHDFLHNHSCVREKSLTEFTQKVVDAIEAGVDARSTANFTSRWDLSNAFFFCGTIITTIGFGNLSPKTQGGQLFCIFYALVGIPMFGILLAGVGDHLGTILRRAVAKIEGLFLKRVSATSVRVISAVFSILIGCLIFIALPTLVFQEVEKWTLLEAGYFVVITLTTVGFGDYVADNRRNGSPLYKPLVWLWIVFGLAYFASILTMIGNWLRVLSKKTRAEMEELRAHATDWTQNIQNMSMDFRIPVPLDLNDPFQLQRRRRRKRHRGAHHRHPRLAVDGLPHGVSLEAEAVKENGHLFVSWPGSRYNTASDTRLYAKYEMRPGSRLTSGQRSRPVSRPELRSQSKPASKSGSRSVSGSDSRSEISSESWSGSDWNSQESGSVSGPETAEKRPLSIKDIPAVLVASYSALPAPSPSLSSPSSPSSPQRPSLLDFFGENLAYIDESSDTLSDRIKPSGSGTNRPRKPKRRSMRRQLPYRSPTGLQSECSSELQPPSNPPTPPPLKD, translated from the exons ATGCGTTGCTCAACCTTGTTGATGATCCTGACAGCTGTACTGCTGTATCTGGTGATGGGGGCACTGGTGTTTGGCTGGCTGGAAACACCTGAAGAAAAATTAGCCTATGAACAACTTCTCACCTCTCGCCATGACTTCCTGCACAACCACTCCTGCGTCAGAGAGAAAAGCCTCACTGAGTTCACTCAG AAAGTGGTTGATGCGATTGAGGCTGGAGTTGATGCTAGAAGCACTGCTAATTTCACCAGTAGGTGGGATCTGTCCAATGCTTTTTTCTTCTGTGGAACCATTATCACCACCATTG GTTTTGGGAACCTTTCCCCAAAGACACAGGGAGGCCAGCTGTTTTGTATATTCTATGCATTAGTAGGAATCCCTATGTTTGGAATTCTCTTAGCTGGAGTGGGCGATCACCTGGGAACTATACTCCGGAGAGCAGTAGCAAAGATAGAGGGTCTGTTTCTG AAACGGGTGAGTGCTACCAGTGTGAGGGTCATATCTGCTGTCTTCTCCATTCTGATTGGTTGCTTGATCTTTATTGCCTTGCCAACCTTGGTGTTTCAAGAAGTGGAAAAATGGACTCTTCTGGAGGCAGGATACTTTGTAGTAATCACGCTGACAACTGTGGGCTTTGGTGATTATGTAGCAG ACAATCGCAGAAATGGCTCTCCTCTCTACAAACCACTGGTGTGGCTTTGGATTGTATTTGGTTTGGCGTATTTCGCTTCCATCCTCACTATGATAGGCAACTGGCTCAGAGTGCTCTCCAAGAAAACTAGAGCAGAG ATGGAAGAGCTGAGAGCCCATGCCACAGATTGGACTCAGAACATCCAGAACATGTCTATGGATTTCCGTATCCCTGTCCCTCTGGACCTTAATGACCCATTCCAGCTCCAGCGCAGACGCCGAAGGAAACGCCACCGTGGCGCCCACCATCGACACCCGAGGTTGGCTGTGGATGGGCTTCCTCATGGGGTGTCCCTTGAGGCTGAGGCTGTCAAGGAAAATGGGCATCTGTTTGTGAGCTGGCCTGGTTCCCGATATAACACTGCTTCTGACACCAG GTTGTATGCGAAGTACGAAATGAGGCCTGGATCAAGGCTTACATCAGGTCAGAGGTCCAGGCCTGTCTCCCGGCCTGAGCTGAGGTCCCAGTCAAAGCCTGCATCAAAGTCTGGATCTAGATCAGTTTCTGGGTCAGATTCCAGATCCGAGATTTCGTCAGAATCCTGGTCTGGGTCTGACTGGAACTCGCAGGAGTCTGGTTCTGTCTCTGGGCCTGAAACTGCTGAGAAAAGGCCTTTAAGCATAAAGGACATCCCTGCTGTCTTGGTTGCGAGCTATTCTGCTCTTCCTGCACcttctccatctctttcttcTCCATCGTCCCCTTCTTCTCCCCAACGCCCATCTCTCCTGGACTTCTTTGGTGAGAACCTGGCCTACATCGACGAGTCCTCTGACACTCTGAGCGACCGAATCAAACCGTCCGGCAGCGGGACGAACCGGCCTCGCAAACCCAAGCGGAGAAGCATGAGGAGGCAGCTCCCCTACAGGAGTCCTACTGGACTACAGAGTGAGTGCAGCAGTGAACTTCAACCCCCATCAAACCCCCCGACACCCCCACCTCTCAAAGACTGA